The genomic interval ACGTGGAATTATTTCCAAGGAAATGTGTTTGGCTTCCCAGTTAGTGGTACGACACCACATGGTATGTATGGCATTGACGTTTCTATGGGAAATGATTGGTTAACAGGTGGTTCCTTTGGTCTAGAAGGAGGATTTCTGGCGACATTGATGATTGCTTGTGGCTTTTTAATAACTAAATTATATACAAAGAGAAGTTTGGAATAGTGTTCATTTCAATCTTGTTCAGAGAAAAAGTGATATTCTAATAGAATAATTGTTAAATTTACGTTATAATAAGTCGAGTTAAAATAATAGTATAGCAAAATCCGTATATTACGGTGGAGGTTCTAGCTACCCTCTTTAAAAAACTAAGAAAAACAGGACTGCTTTCTTAGTAGTGCTGTTTTTTCTATATGAAGGAGTTTTTAGAAATGAAAAATGAAAAAGCGGTTGTTGTATTTAGTGGTGGTCAAGATAGCACTACCTGTCTATTTTGGGCAATGAAAAACTTCAAAGAAGTAGTAGCTGTAACATTTGACTACAATCAAAGACATATTACAGAAATTGAATGTGCGAAGAAGATTACCGAAGAGCTTGGCATTAAGCATCATATTCTTGATATGTCCCTACTAAATCAGCTTGCGCCAAATGCTTTAACGAGAGACGATATTGCAGTTGAAGAAGGAAAAGGTGGAGCATTGCCTTCTACATTTGTTCCTGGACGCAATTTATTATTTATGTCATTTGCGGGTGTGTTAGCTAGCCAGATTGAAGCAAAGCATATTGTAACTGGTGTTTGTGAAACAGACTTTAGCGGATATCCAGACTGTCGTGACATTTTTATTAAATCATTGAATGTAACATTAAATCTTTCCATGGATAATCAATTTGTCATTCATACTCCACTAATGTGGTTAAATAAAGCAGAAACATGGGAGCTAGCAGATGAGCTAGGAGCCTTTAATTTTGTTCGAGAAAAAACATTAACATGCTATAACGGCATTGTTGCTGATGGCTGTGGAGAGTGCCCTGCTTGTAAGCTCCGTAAAAATGGCTTGGATGAATATTTAGCTGTTCGAAAGGGGCTATAATTAGATGCATGACTTTCGAATTGTAGAGAAACTGCAAAAGTTTGGAGAAGACATTTCTTCTAAGCAATTAAAATATCATCATAAGCGTGTCATGGTAAGTAAAGAATTCACTTTTGATGCAGCACATCATTTGCATGCCTATGAAGGGAAATGCATGAATCTTCATGGACATACGTACAAGGTTGTTTTTGGGATTAGTGGTTATTTAGATGATCGTGGATTAATGATTGATTTTGGTGATATTAAGAAGATTTGGAAAAACGATATAGAAATTTATTTGGATCATCGCTATTTAAATGAAACACTGCCACCAATGAATACAACAGCAGAAAATATCGTTTATTGGATTTTTGAAAAGATGGAAGAAGCATTGAGCAAGGATGAAATGAAGCAAGCGGATAATGGGGCAAGAGTAGAATTTGTTCGTCTTTATGAAACTCCTACTAGTTTTGCAGAAATGAGACGGGAGTGGATGGAGAATGAGTAAGGTTCCTGTTATGGAAATATTCGGACCGACGATTCAAGGAGAGGGAATGGTCATTGGTCAAAAAACGATGTTTGTTCGTACAGCAGGCTGTGATTATTCCTGCGCTTGGTGTGATTCTGCTTTTACCTGGGATGGTAGTGGTAAAGAGCTAATCAAGCAAATGCAGGCAGAAGAAATTTGGGATGAGCTGGTTCGTTTAGGTGGTAATGGTTTTTCTTTTGTCACTCTTTCTGGCGGAAATCCGGCTCTATTGAAAAATCTTTCCTTTCTGGTAGATTTATTAAAAGAAAAAGAAATAAAAATTGGCCTTGAAACACAGGGAAGTAGATGGCAGGATTGGTTTGTGGATATTGATGAACTGACTATTTCACCTAAACCACCAAGCTCGAAGATGAATACTGATTTTGACATATTAGATTCGATTATGCAAAGATTAAGAGATGCAAATCGAAGTAATCATATTAGTCTAAAAGTAGTTGTATTTTCAGACGAAGATTATGCATATGCGAAGAAGGTTCATCTTCGTTATCCAGATGTTCCATTTTTCCTGCAGGTTGGTAATGAGGATAATAAAACGGTCGATAACGCGCAATTAGTCGAGCAATTACT from Niallia sp. FSL W8-0635 carries:
- the queE gene encoding 7-carboxy-7-deazaguanine synthase QueE translates to MSKVPVMEIFGPTIQGEGMVIGQKTMFVRTAGCDYSCAWCDSAFTWDGSGKELIKQMQAEEIWDELVRLGGNGFSFVTLSGGNPALLKNLSFLVDLLKEKEIKIGLETQGSRWQDWFVDIDELTISPKPPSSKMNTDFDILDSIMQRLRDANRSNHISLKVVVFSDEDYAYAKKVHLRYPDVPFFLQVGNEDNKTVDNAQLVEQLLTKYEWLIDKTMLDNEFKNVKVLPQLHTYIWGNKRGV
- the queC gene encoding 7-cyano-7-deazaguanine synthase QueC; its protein translation is MKNEKAVVVFSGGQDSTTCLFWAMKNFKEVVAVTFDYNQRHITEIECAKKITEELGIKHHILDMSLLNQLAPNALTRDDIAVEEGKGGALPSTFVPGRNLLFMSFAGVLASQIEAKHIVTGVCETDFSGYPDCRDIFIKSLNVTLNLSMDNQFVIHTPLMWLNKAETWELADELGAFNFVREKTLTCYNGIVADGCGECPACKLRKNGLDEYLAVRKGL
- the queD gene encoding 6-carboxytetrahydropterin synthase QueD yields the protein MHDFRIVEKLQKFGEDISSKQLKYHHKRVMVSKEFTFDAAHHLHAYEGKCMNLHGHTYKVVFGISGYLDDRGLMIDFGDIKKIWKNDIEIYLDHRYLNETLPPMNTTAENIVYWIFEKMEEALSKDEMKQADNGARVEFVRLYETPTSFAEMRREWMENE